The Sulfuricaulis sp. region GGAAAACGCCGGCAAATACCTGCTGGTCGTGGACGGTTCGGTGCCGGCCAAAGACACGGAGTACTATTCCACCATCGCCGGTATCAGCAACTACGACATGCTGGTTGACACCGCCAAGGGTGCGATGGCGATTCTTTCGGTCGGCACCTGCGCTGCCTACGGCGGCATTCCCAAGGCCAACCCCAATCCGACGGGCGCGGTCGCGGTGTCTGACATTATCAAGGACAAACCCATTATCAATATCCCGGGCTGTCCGCCGATTGCGACAGTCATGACCGGCGTGATCGCGCATGTGCTGACGCTTGGCACCATTCCCGACCTCGACGAATTGGGACGGCCCAAGGTGTTCTTCGGCGACACCATCCACGACCGCTGTTACCGCCGGCCTTTCTACGATCAGGGCAAGTTCGCCAAGAGCTTCGACGACGAGGGTGCGCGCAACGGTTGGTGCCTGTATGAGCTGGGCTGCAAAGGACCGACCACGTACAACTCCTGCGCCACCACGAAATGGAACGGTGGTGTGAGCTTCCCGATCGAATCCGGTCACGGGTGTCTCGGCTGTTCCGAGCCGGATTTCTGGGACAAGGGCAGTTTCTACAAGCCGTTGTCCACCGGCGAGTGGGGCGGCGGTCAAATTCTTGCAGCCGGCGTTGCGGCTGGCGCGGTCATCGGTGTCGGTGCGGCGTTCGCCGCCCGTAAACGCCAAGACAAGGCCAGCGGAGGTAAATAACCATGGATCTACTTGCATTCGCGAAGGGCCCGATACTGATGTGGTCGTTGATCATTTTTGTTGTCGGGGTGTCGTGGCGGCTGCTCGGGATACTTTTGCTGCGACGCAAGCCGGACTATTCAGAACCGCGAAGTAATGCGACGTGGTGGGGCGCGGTGCGCACCGTGTTTTCGCGCATGTGGATGCGCAAGGAGTTTCAGTCGCGCACCGCCTACGGCGCGGCGCTGGGTTACGTGTTTCATATCGGTCTGGCGATAGTGGTATTTTTCTTCGTCCCGCACATCCTGTTCATCAAGGATCTCACGGGGCTTTCCTGGGGCGGCTTGCCGAGCGGCGTGATCTACGCCACCGGCGTGGTGACCATGATCGCGCTGATCATCTTGCTCATTCGCCGTTTCACGCATCCGGTGCTAAAGCTGCTCTCGAACTTCGATGATTACTTCAGCTGGTTCGTCACCACCGCGCCGGTCGTCACCGGCCTGTTGGCGGTCGCGCATCTTGGGGCGCGCTATGAAACCTTGCTTGGCTTGCACATCCTGAGTGTTGAGCTGCTGTTTATCTGGTTCCCCTTCGGCAAGCTGATGCATGCCTTTCTATTTGCCATCTCGCGCGGTACCACCGGCGCCTTGCTGGAGCGCAAAGGAGCAGCCACATGAGCGTCACCGATATCAACAAGGAACATCCACTGGAGACGCAGGGGCCGCGCTTCGGCATCAAGAAGCCCAAGGCGCGCTACGACAAACAGGGTGAAATCCCGGACAGCGAGCGCGTGGAAATCGCCATGAAGAATTTCGTGCGCGACTTCGGTGCCCATGCGGCGACTTACATGGAGTCCTGCATCCACTGCGGCATGTGTGCCGAGGCCTGCCACTATTATGTGCAGACCAATGACCCGAAATACACGCCGATCTGGAAACTTGAACCATTCAAGCAGGCGTACAAGCGCGAGATGAGCCCATTCGCCTTTTTCTATCGCGCGCTCGGTCTTAAGCGCAAGGTAACGGTCGAGGAACTCGAGGAGTGGCAGGAACTCATTTACGATTCCTGCACCATGTGTGGACGCTGCACGCTGATCTGTCCCATGGGCATCGACATCGCCGTGCTCGTGAGCCAGGCACGCCATGGGATGTTCCAGGCCGGCCTGGTGCCGCACGAACTGTGGGCGGCTGCCGAACGTGCCGAACGCGAAGGCAGTCCGCTGGGCGCTACCCCCAAGGTATTCAAAGACCGCATCGAGTGGCTGGCCGACGATCACGAGGTCGATATCCCGGTCGACAAGGAACAGGCCGACGTGATCATCGGCATGTCTTCCATCGAGATCATGAAATATCCCGAATCCATCGTGGCTACGGCCAAGGTGTTAAACGCGCTCAAGCAGAACTGGACCATCCGGCTCGATGGCTACGAGGCCACCAATTTCGGATTGCTCTCGGGCAACTCTCAGTGGCAGAAGGACATGAGCATGAAACTCATTAACGCCGCCATCAAATGCGGCGCCAAGCTTTTGATCCTGCCCGAGTGTGGCCATGCCTACGGCGCCCTGCGCTGGATGGGGGCGAACATGTATGGCAAGCCGTTGCCGTTCAAAGTCATGCATATCTCCGAGTTTCTCGCGGAGAACCTGAAGAACGGCCAGCTCAAAGTGAAGAAAGTCAAAAAATCAGTCACCTACCACGATCCCTGTCAGGTCTCGCGCCGCGGCGGCGCCACCCCGGCCGGACGCACCGTTCTGAACGCGCTCGGTGTGGATCTGCACGAGATGACCCCCACGGGTGATCTCAACTGGTGTTGCGGCGGCGGCGGCGGTGTCGTCACGATTCATCGTGCCGATGACCTGCGCTACAAGGTATTCGAGATCAAGATGAAGCAGGTAAACGATACCGGCGCTGAAATGCTGGTCATGAGCTGCTCCAATTGCCGCCTGACGTTCGATGATGGTCAGTCGCATTTCAAATGGGACAAGACCGCGAACAGCCTGCTGGAAATGGTTGCTGACAATCTAGTCGAGGGATAAAAAATGGCCACTCAAACAGTTGTTGTCGATCCGATCACCCGCATCGAAGGCCACCTTCGCATCGAGGCCAAGACCGACGGGAACGGTGTCATCACCCAGGCGTCGAGCGCCGGTACCATGGTCCGCGGCATTGAAATCATTCTGCGCGGGCGCGACCCGCGCGATGCCTGGGCCTTCGCCCAGCGCATTTGTGGCGTCTGTACGCTGGTGCATGGTATCGCCTCGGTGCGCGCGGTCGAGGATGCCTTGAAATATGAAATTCCTGCCAACGCGCAGTTGATCCGCAACCTCATGATTGGCGCGCAATACGTGCATGATCATGTGATGCACTTCTATCATCTGCACGCGCTGGACTGGGTTGACGTGGTCTCGGCGCTCAAGGCCGATCCGAAAAAGACCTCTGAACTGGCGCAGTCCATCAGCAACTGGCCCAAATCCTCGCCCGGCTATTTTGCCGACACGCAGAAGAAGGTGAAGAACTTTGTTGAGTCCGGCCAGCTCGGCATTTTTGCCGGCGGCTACTGGGGGCACCCGGCCTACAAGCTGCCGCCCGAGGCCAACCTCATGGCGGTGGCGCATTACCTCGAGGCCCTCGTGTGGCAGCGCGACGTGGTACAGATCCACACCATCTTCGGCGGCAAAAACCCGCATCCGAACTTCCTGGTCGGTGGTACTCCGGCGGCAATCAGTCTGCATCCGCAGCATCAGGGACAGGGTAAGGGCCCGCAATACCGCGGCGGTGCCGGCGCCACCGCGGTGAACATGGTCGGCTTGCAGCGCGTGAAAAACGTCATTGATTCGATGCGCGCCTTCGTGGACCAGGTATACGTGCCCGACACGCTGGCGATTGCCGGCTTCTACAAGGATTGGGGCGCGCAGGGTGAGGGCGTGGGCAATTTCATGTGCTATGGCGATTTTCCATCGAAGGGCAACAACGACGTCGACAGTTTCCTGGTGCCACGCGGCGTGATTCTCAACCGGGATCTTTCGCGGATTCATGAAATCGATCTCAACGCCGAGGATCAGATTCAGGAGTTCGTTTCCCATTC contains the following coding sequences:
- a CDS encoding hydrogenase small subunit — translated: MPDNMTLGEKLVQQGISRRTFLKFCASMASLMALPPSMAAEMAEKLAKLRRQSVIWLSFQECTGCTESITRSHSPTIESLIFDAISLDYHHTLMAASGTAAEHAREQAMKENAGKYLLVVDGSVPAKDTEYYSTIAGISNYDMLVDTAKGAMAILSVGTCAAYGGIPKANPNPTGAVAVSDIIKDKPIINIPGCPPIATVMTGVIAHVLTLGTIPDLDELGRPKVFFGDTIHDRCYRRPFYDQGKFAKSFDDEGARNGWCLYELGCKGPTTYNSCATTKWNGGVSFPIESGHGCLGCSEPDFWDKGSFYKPLSTGEWGGGQILAAGVAAGAVIGVGAAFAARKRQDKASGGK
- a CDS encoding (Fe-S)-binding protein yields the protein MSVTDINKEHPLETQGPRFGIKKPKARYDKQGEIPDSERVEIAMKNFVRDFGAHAATYMESCIHCGMCAEACHYYVQTNDPKYTPIWKLEPFKQAYKREMSPFAFFYRALGLKRKVTVEELEEWQELIYDSCTMCGRCTLICPMGIDIAVLVSQARHGMFQAGLVPHELWAAAERAEREGSPLGATPKVFKDRIEWLADDHEVDIPVDKEQADVIIGMSSIEIMKYPESIVATAKVLNALKQNWTIRLDGYEATNFGLLSGNSQWQKDMSMKLINAAIKCGAKLLILPECGHAYGALRWMGANMYGKPLPFKVMHISEFLAENLKNGQLKVKKVKKSVTYHDPCQVSRRGGATPAGRTVLNALGVDLHEMTPTGDLNWCCGGGGGVVTIHRADDLRYKVFEIKMKQVNDTGAEMLVMSCSNCRLTFDDGQSHFKWDKTANSLLEMVADNLVEG
- a CDS encoding nickel-dependent hydrogenase large subunit; the encoded protein is MATQTVVVDPITRIEGHLRIEAKTDGNGVITQASSAGTMVRGIEIILRGRDPRDAWAFAQRICGVCTLVHGIASVRAVEDALKYEIPANAQLIRNLMIGAQYVHDHVMHFYHLHALDWVDVVSALKADPKKTSELAQSISNWPKSSPGYFADTQKKVKNFVESGQLGIFAGGYWGHPAYKLPPEANLMAVAHYLEALVWQRDVVQIHTIFGGKNPHPNFLVGGTPAAISLHPQHQGQGKGPQYRGGAGATAVNMVGLQRVKNVIDSMRAFVDQVYVPDTLAIAGFYKDWGAQGEGVGNFMCYGDFPSKGNNDVDSFLVPRGVILNRDLSRIHEIDLNAEDQIQEFVSHSWYDYSGGKDKGLHPYNGETKLNYTGPKPPYEHLDTDKSYSWLKSPRWKGKAVEVGPLARVLMLYAKGHKQTKELVNMTLKKLDVPVGALFSTLGRTAARTLETKIFVDALEGWYNQLIANIKAGDVKTHNEKLWEPSTWPKECKGVGYTEAPRGALAHWIVIKDGKIDNYQAVVPSTWNAGPRDPAGQEGPYEAALKGHKLHDAKQPIEILRTIHSFDPCIACAVHVTDPDGEELTKVKIS